In the genome of Mytilus edulis chromosome 3, xbMytEdul2.2, whole genome shotgun sequence, one region contains:
- the LOC139514384 gene encoding serine/arginine-rich splicing factor 5-like isoform X1 produces the protein MGTRVYIGRLSYHAREKDVERFFKGFGKVRDVMLKNGYGFVEFEDHRDADDAVYELNGKDLCGERCTVEHARGAPRGDDRRDGGRDRGGYRDYPPPRSRRGGRDNYRRGGFGQNSGGDRYGPPTRTENRLIVENLSSRVSWQDLKDYMRQAGEVTYADAHKQHKNEGVVEFSSYSDMKAALDKLDNTEINGRKIKLVEDRPKSSSRSSRRRSRSPSRSRSRSRGRRSRSASRSRSRSKSSRSRSRSRSRSKSRSPSVDRTEASKSRSKSPEEHGDKD, from the exons ATGGGAACAAGAGTATATATAGGAAGACTGTCATATCATGCACGAGAAAAAGATGTTGAAAGGTTTTTTAAAGGCTTCGGAAAAGTTAGAGATGTTATGTTAAAAAATGGTTATGGTTTTGTT GAATTTGAAGACCACAGGGATGCAGATGATGCTGTTTATGAATTAAATGGGAAAGATTTGTGTGGAGAAAG ATGTACTGTTGAACATGCTCGTGGAGCTCCTCGAGGTGATGATAGACGTGATGGAGGTAGAGATAGAGGCGGGTATAGAGACTATCCTCCACCACGTAGTCGACGAGGAGGAAGAGATAA TTATAGAAGGGGCGGCTTTGGACAGAACAGTGGTGGTGACAG GTATGGACCACCTACAAGAACAGAGAACAGATTAATTGTAGAAAACCTTTCATCGAGAGTAAGCTGGCAG GATTTGAAAGACTATATGAGACAGGCTGGAGAAGTCACATATGCTGATGCACACAAGCAGCACAAAAATGAAGG AGTTGTTGAATTTTCCTCATACTCAGACATGAAGGCAGCTTTGGATAAATTAGACAATACAGAAATCAATGGTAGAAAAATCAAGTTGGTAGAAGACAGACCAAAAAGTAGTAGTAGAAGCAGTAGGAGGAG GTCAAGATCTCCAAGTAGGAGCAGATCGAGGTCAAGAGGAAGAAGGTCAAGAAGTGCAAGCAGAAGTCGCAGCAGGAGTAAAAGCTCAAGAAGCAGAAGTCGTAGTAGAAGTAGAAGTAAATCCAGAAGTCCCAGTGTAGACCGTACAGAAGCTTCAAAATCACGATCAAAATCACCAGAAGAGCATGGAGATAAAGATTGA
- the LOC139514384 gene encoding serine/arginine-rich splicing factor 6-like isoform X2: protein MGTRVYIGRLSYHAREKDVERFFKGFGKVRDVMLKNGYGFVEFEDHRDADDAVYELNGKDLCGERISLEHARGTPRNRNSNYSHERDYGNSGNSRRPSGQTNYRRGGFGQNSGGDRYGPPTRTENRLIVENLSSRVSWQDLKDYMRQAGEVTYADAHKQHKNEGVVEFSSYSDMKAALDKLDNTEINGRKIKLVEDRPKSSSRSSRRRSRSPSRSRSRSRGRRSRSASRSRSRSKSSRSRSRSRSRSKSRSPSVDRTEASKSRSKSPEEHGDKD, encoded by the exons ATGGGAACAAGAGTATATATAGGAAGACTGTCATATCATGCACGAGAAAAAGATGTTGAAAGGTTTTTTAAAGGCTTCGGAAAAGTTAGAGATGTTATGTTAAAAAATGGTTATGGTTTTGTT GAATTTGAAGACCACAGGGATGCAGATGATGCTGTTTATGAATTAAATGGGAAAGATTTGTGTGGAGAAAG AATAAGTTTAGAACATGCTCGTGGCACCCCTCGAAATAGGAACAGTAACTATTCACATGAAAGGGATTATGGGAACTCTGGGAATTCAAGGCGACCTTCAGGGCAGACAAA TTATAGAAGGGGCGGCTTTGGACAGAACAGTGGTGGTGACAG GTATGGACCACCTACAAGAACAGAGAACAGATTAATTGTAGAAAACCTTTCATCGAGAGTAAGCTGGCAG GATTTGAAAGACTATATGAGACAGGCTGGAGAAGTCACATATGCTGATGCACACAAGCAGCACAAAAATGAAGG AGTTGTTGAATTTTCCTCATACTCAGACATGAAGGCAGCTTTGGATAAATTAGACAATACAGAAATCAATGGTAGAAAAATCAAGTTGGTAGAAGACAGACCAAAAAGTAGTAGTAGAAGCAGTAGGAGGAG GTCAAGATCTCCAAGTAGGAGCAGATCGAGGTCAAGAGGAAGAAGGTCAAGAAGTGCAAGCAGAAGTCGCAGCAGGAGTAAAAGCTCAAGAAGCAGAAGTCGTAGTAGAAGTAGAAGTAAATCCAGAAGTCCCAGTGTAGACCGTACAGAAGCTTCAAAATCACGATCAAAATCACCAGAAGAGCATGGAGATAAAGATTGA